A window of Leptotrichia wadei contains these coding sequences:
- the recN gene encoding DNA repair protein RecN yields the protein MLRELRLNNLAIIKKLDLEFNDKFIALTGETGAGKSIILNGISLLIGERSHTDMIRNGAQSLFAEGVFELNENQKKRLNELGFEIEDDELIITRYFDRNAKSKITVNGSRMTLSRLKELMVNIIDLVGQHEHQFLLNSEYHLHLLDRFLDDGGKILSRRIRENVNKIKKLNLQIGNIEEEKTRIAEKKDILEFQLNEINSLELKENEDNELEEEYKILFNAGKINEKLEETSQFLKEGEFSILTALGRAKRNLEQLSDLSESYNELYEKIESVLYEVEEISYSVDNFAGDVEIDDKKLEKIVERIDNINKLKLKYGSTIAEILEYRDKIEKDLSLVNFENEELENLKTEKNKLVGQYFQDSEKLSEIRMKIAENLQNTVDVQLDDLNMENAKFKVEIRKTQEITMHGTDNAEFMIATNVGETFKPLAKIASGGEISRIMLALKTVFSAVDNISVLIFDEIDTGISGETVRRVAEKLRELSRNTQIICVTHSPQIAGRAQQQFFIKKEIENNFTETKVHELNTEERIREIARIISGDNITEASINHAKEIMGLWDKKVLI from the coding sequence ATGCTAAGGGAATTAAGATTAAATAATTTAGCGATAATAAAAAAACTGGATTTGGAATTTAATGATAAATTTATTGCATTGACTGGGGAAACTGGAGCTGGGAAATCAATTATTTTAAATGGAATATCATTGTTAATCGGTGAAAGAAGTCATACGGATATGATTAGAAATGGTGCGCAAAGCCTTTTTGCAGAAGGAGTTTTTGAGCTGAATGAAAATCAGAAAAAAAGATTGAATGAGCTTGGATTTGAGATAGAAGATGATGAATTGATTATAACACGATATTTTGATAGAAATGCAAAATCTAAAATTACAGTAAATGGATCAAGGATGACTTTATCGAGATTAAAGGAGCTTATGGTGAATATTATTGATTTAGTTGGGCAGCATGAGCATCAATTTCTTTTAAATAGCGAGTATCATTTGCATCTTTTAGACAGATTTTTAGATGATGGAGGAAAAATACTTTCTAGAAGGATACGTGAAAATGTAAATAAAATAAAAAAATTAAATTTGCAAATAGGAAATATTGAAGAGGAAAAAACAAGAATTGCAGAAAAAAAAGATATTTTGGAATTTCAACTTAATGAAATTAATAGTCTTGAGTTGAAGGAAAATGAAGATAATGAGCTGGAAGAAGAATACAAAATATTGTTTAATGCAGGAAAAATTAATGAAAAACTTGAGGAAACATCACAATTTTTGAAGGAAGGAGAATTTTCAATTTTAACGGCACTTGGAAGAGCTAAAAGAAATTTGGAGCAGCTCTCAGACTTGTCAGAATCGTATAATGAGCTTTATGAAAAAATTGAATCTGTTTTGTATGAAGTTGAGGAAATCTCGTATTCTGTGGATAATTTTGCTGGAGATGTTGAAATTGATGATAAAAAGTTAGAAAAAATTGTTGAAAGAATTGACAATATAAATAAACTGAAATTAAAATACGGCTCAACAATTGCTGAAATACTTGAGTATAGAGATAAAATTGAAAAGGACTTATCGTTAGTTAATTTTGAAAATGAAGAACTGGAAAATTTGAAAACTGAAAAAAATAAGCTTGTAGGTCAATATTTTCAAGATAGTGAAAAACTTAGTGAAATTCGTATGAAAATTGCAGAAAATTTGCAAAATACAGTTGATGTTCAGTTAGATGACTTGAATATGGAAAATGCTAAATTTAAAGTGGAAATTAGAAAAACTCAGGAAATAACAATGCATGGAACAGATAATGCAGAATTTATGATTGCAACAAATGTGGGGGAAACATTTAAACCACTTGCTAAAATAGCTTCAGGAGGAGAAATTTCACGTATAATGCTAGCTCTAAAAACTGTATTTTCAGCGGTTGATAATATTTCTGTGCTGATTTTTGATGAAATTGACACTGGAATTTCAGGTGAAACCGTGAGAAGAGTGGCAGAAAAGTTGAGGGAACTTTCAAGAAATACCCAAATTATATGCGTAACACATTCTCCACAAATTGCAGGAAGGGCACAGCAGCAATTTTTCATTAAAAAGGAAATAGAAAATAATTTTACAGAAACAAAAGTGCATGAATTAAATACTGAAGAGAGAATAAGAGAAATTGCAAGAATCATTTCGGGAGATAACATCACAGAAGCATCTATTAATCATGCCAAGGAGATAATGGGACTATGGGACAAGAAAGTACTGATATAG
- a CDS encoding tyrosine-type recombinase/integrase has protein sequence MGQESTDIDNLEKDLKVEENTEVKKNNEEMMEGQKEQKKKIKKDISRENKMQIREFLDFLEYEKGSSQSTVDGYNRDLVQFFLFVEKNYNEIEEHDVFDYIEYIVEKLRKNSALRKISAIKTFYKFCYLNKVVKKDPTGMVKSLKREHRLPEILTIEEMKRIVDNCPYTPKGMQNRLIIKFLIATGARISEILNLEIKDVENQEYEFIKVLGKGSKYQIIPIYDSLENEIKNYLAVYRPKLKNANNSFKIFPNTRREKFWKDLKIIAKDTGIKKNVYPHIFRHSLTTILLGNGADIRVVQEILGHANITTTEVYTHVEKSKLKMIYNNIKLGDD, from the coding sequence ATGGGACAAGAAAGTACTGATATAGATAATCTTGAAAAAGATTTGAAAGTGGAAGAAAATACGGAAGTTAAAAAAAATAATGAAGAAATGATGGAAGGTCAAAAGGAGCAAAAAAAGAAAATAAAAAAAGATATATCTCGTGAAAATAAAATGCAAATTAGAGAATTTCTTGACTTTTTAGAATATGAAAAGGGGAGTTCCCAAAGTACGGTTGATGGATATAATCGTGATTTAGTACAGTTTTTTTTATTTGTTGAAAAAAATTATAATGAAATTGAAGAACACGATGTTTTCGACTATATTGAATATATAGTTGAAAAATTAAGAAAAAATTCAGCATTAAGAAAGATTTCGGCAATAAAGACATTTTACAAGTTCTGCTATTTGAATAAGGTGGTGAAAAAAGATCCAACGGGAATGGTGAAGTCTTTGAAACGTGAACATAGATTACCTGAAATATTAACAATAGAAGAAATGAAAAGAATTGTCGATAATTGTCCGTATACACCTAAAGGGATGCAGAATAGACTTATCATCAAGTTTTTGATTGCAACAGGTGCTAGAATATCGGAAATATTAAATTTGGAAATAAAAGATGTGGAAAATCAAGAATATGAATTTATTAAAGTGCTTGGAAAAGGTTCCAAATACCAAATAATACCAATTTATGACAGTCTTGAAAATGAAATAAAAAATTATTTGGCTGTTTATAGACCAAAATTAAAAAATGCAAATAACAGTTTTAAGATATTTCCAAATACACGAAGGGAAAAATTTTGGAAGGATTTGAAAATTATTGCAAAGGATACTGGAATTAAAAAAAATGTGTATCCGCATATTTTTAGACATTCACTTACTACGATTTTGCTTGGAAATGGCGCTGATATACGTGTGGTTCAGGAAATACTGGGGCATGCTAATATTACAACGACAGAAGTTTATACACACGTTGAAAAATCCAAATTGAAAATGATATATAATAATATAAAGCTGGGAGATGACTAG
- a CDS encoding DUF1694 domain-containing protein — MEINNVNRNSGTDVMKSVEDVTDRAASAQVEKNLFLGEYKERIIKALTFEEIKEKGIYYEIEEALENKSVAKMVISRHANFEDIKKYIEIAKKKKIPYKMIDNLVCSGDIALVVVAKDAIVHEAGDEIIITSKLEMCHLKHLPDVYYEAMESPICDFHLNIIKEEMPEYAKNYKELTFMDKLFGSKCPICQKLGGKKRG, encoded by the coding sequence ATGGAAATTAACAATGTTAATAGAAATAGTGGAACAGATGTTATGAAAAGTGTAGAAGATGTTACAGATAGAGCAGCTAGTGCACAAGTTGAAAAAAATTTATTTCTTGGGGAATATAAAGAAAGAATTATAAAGGCTCTTACTTTTGAGGAAATAAAGGAAAAAGGGATTTATTATGAGATAGAAGAGGCTTTGGAAAATAAAAGTGTGGCAAAGATGGTCATTTCACGTCATGCCAATTTTGAAGATATAAAAAAATATATTGAAATAGCTAAAAAGAAAAAAATACCATACAAAATGATAGATAATCTAGTCTGTTCTGGAGATATTGCGCTCGTTGTTGTGGCAAAGGATGCAATTGTACATGAAGCTGGGGATGAGATTATCATAACTTCAAAATTAGAAATGTGCCATTTAAAGCACTTGCCAGATGTGTATTATGAAGCTATGGAAAGTCCAATTTGTGATTTTCATTTAAATATAATAAAAGAAGAAATGCCTGAATATGCAAAAAATTATAAGGAACTGACTTTTATGGACAAGTTATTTGGTTCAAAATGTCCGATATGTCAAAAATTAGGAGGAAAAAAACGTGGTTGA
- the murA gene encoding UDP-N-acetylglucosamine 1-carboxyvinyltransferase encodes MVDGFRIKGKTPLNGVIKVSGAKNAALPIIIATLVAKGEYILRNVPNLRDIRVTMRLLEDLGMETEKLDENTYKIINNGFKRTEASYEIVKQMRASFLVMGPMIANLDEAVVSLPGGCAIGSRPVDLHLKGFELLGADITRVHGYVHAKADKLKGAEIPLGFPSVGATQNIMMAAVKTPGKTVISNAAREPEIVDLGNFLNKMGAKIKGLGTPNIEIEGVEELHAVEYSIMPDRIEAGTYVIAALVTEGDLKIQNARLEDLGVFKSELEAMGVKFKQDGELLSVIGKARDLKPSKIKTLPHPGFPTDMQPQMMLLQVLVNGGSSMEETVFENRFMHVPEFNRMGADITIRHGIAFINGGLPLTGAEVMSSDLRAGAALVLAGLAADGVTVVNRVYHIDRGYDKLELKLNTVGAQIERIKLDI; translated from the coding sequence GTGGTTGATGGATTTAGAATAAAGGGAAAAACTCCATTAAATGGGGTAATTAAAGTAAGTGGTGCTAAAAATGCCGCACTTCCAATAATTATAGCGACGCTTGTTGCAAAGGGAGAATATATTTTAAGAAATGTGCCGAATTTGAGGGATATTAGAGTAACAATGAGACTGCTTGAAGATTTGGGAATGGAAACAGAAAAATTAGATGAGAATACTTATAAAATAATAAATAACGGATTTAAAAGAACTGAAGCAAGTTATGAAATCGTAAAACAAATGAGAGCATCATTTCTTGTAATGGGACCTATGATTGCAAACTTAGATGAAGCTGTTGTATCACTTCCTGGTGGATGTGCAATTGGTTCAAGACCTGTTGATTTACATTTGAAAGGGTTTGAGCTGTTAGGAGCGGATATTACAAGAGTTCATGGATATGTGCATGCAAAAGCTGATAAATTGAAAGGTGCTGAAATTCCTCTGGGATTTCCAAGTGTAGGAGCTACTCAAAATATTATGATGGCAGCGGTAAAAACACCTGGAAAAACTGTTATTTCAAATGCAGCAAGAGAGCCTGAAATTGTTGATTTAGGAAACTTTTTAAATAAAATGGGAGCAAAAATTAAAGGACTTGGAACTCCAAATATTGAAATTGAAGGAGTTGAAGAGCTTCACGCTGTGGAATATTCAATTATGCCAGATAGAATTGAAGCTGGAACTTATGTAATTGCCGCATTAGTTACAGAAGGAGATTTAAAAATACAAAATGCAAGACTTGAAGACCTTGGAGTATTTAAATCAGAACTAGAAGCAATGGGAGTAAAATTTAAGCAAGATGGAGAGCTTTTGAGCGTAATAGGAAAAGCAAGAGATTTAAAACCATCGAAAATAAAGACATTGCCACATCCGGGCTTTCCAACAGATATGCAGCCTCAAATGATGTTATTACAAGTGCTTGTAAATGGTGGAAGTTCAATGGAGGAAACTGTATTTGAAAACAGATTTATGCACGTGCCTGAATTTAACAGAATGGGAGCAGATATTACAATAAGACACGGAATAGCCTTTATAAATGGAGGATTGCCTTTAACAGGCGCAGAAGTAATGTCGTCAGATTTAAGAGCTGGAGCAGCATTAGTACTTGCAGGACTTGCAGCGGATGGCGTGACTGTTGTAAATAGAGTTTACCATATTGACAGAGGATACGATAAATTGGAATTAAAATTAAATACTGTTGGGGCTCAAATTGAAAGAATTAAATTGGATATTTAG
- a CDS encoding type II toxin-antitoxin system HicA family toxin, translating into MTSTEMIKLLKKNGFVQIAGGKGSHKKFYNQSTGKSTIVPDHKQELGKDLEHRILKQDGLK; encoded by the coding sequence ATGACGTCAACGGAAATGATAAAATTGCTTAAAAAGAACGGATTTGTGCAAATTGCAGGCGGCAAAGGTTCTCATAAGAAATTTTATAATCAGAGTACGGGCAAATCAACTATTGTTCCTGATCATAAACAAGAACTTGGTAAAGATTTGGAGCATAGAATTTTAAAACAGGATGGACTTAAATAA
- a CDS encoding type II toxin-antitoxin system HicB family antitoxin encodes MVVYPAIFHKSVEGGYVVVFPDFDYGATEGKSLEEAMEMAEDYIGTWLYDDFVNNRKLTVPSKLNDISIEISEDEKEFYVEGESFKTLVALDMLKYVSECKNTVVRKNVSIPSWLNEMAKNQNLNFSQILQSALKQELKIGY; translated from the coding sequence ATGGTAGTATACCCAGCAATATTTCATAAATCAGTAGAAGGAGGATATGTTGTAGTATTTCCAGATTTTGATTATGGGGCAACAGAAGGGAAGTCATTAGAAGAAGCAATGGAAATGGCTGAAGATTATATTGGTACTTGGTTGTATGATGACTTTGTGAATAATAGAAAATTGACAGTTCCGAGTAAATTAAATGATATTTCTATTGAGATTTCTGAAGATGAAAAGGAATTTTATGTGGAAGGTGAAAGTTTTAAGACGTTAGTTGCTTTGGATATGTTGAAATACGTGAGTGAATGTAAAAATACAGTAGTTAGAAAAAATGTATCTATACCTAGCTGGCTAAACGAAATGGCAAAAAATCAAAATCTGAATTTTTCTCAAATATTACAAAGTGCTTTAAAACAAGAATTAAAAATAGGATATTAA
- a CDS encoding dTMP kinase, which translates to MGKLIIVEGTDGSGKQTQTELLCKKLKEIKGEGKVKKISFPNYESKASEPVKMYLAGEFGKTAESVNAYAASVLYSVDRFASFKTEWEKFYEDGGIVISDRYTISNMIHQVPKIQDKAEREKYLDWLIDLEWGKIGIPKPDVVFFLDIPFEISQKLMEDRENKITGKKEKDIHEKDKKYLKNAYEVAKELSVRYGWNVISCVNEGKLREIEDINDEMLEIILKNI; encoded by the coding sequence ATGGGAAAATTAATAATTGTAGAAGGAACTGACGGAAGCGGGAAGCAGACACAGACAGAATTGCTGTGTAAAAAATTGAAGGAAATAAAAGGAGAAGGGAAAGTAAAAAAAATATCTTTCCCAAATTATGAAAGTAAGGCTTCAGAGCCTGTAAAAATGTATCTGGCAGGTGAATTTGGGAAAACAGCGGAAAGTGTTAATGCCTATGCGGCTTCGGTGCTTTATTCAGTTGACAGGTTTGCTTCATTTAAGACTGAATGGGAAAAATTTTATGAGGATGGAGGGATTGTGATTAGTGATAGATATACAATTTCAAATATGATTCATCAAGTTCCGAAAATTCAGGATAAAGCAGAAAGAGAAAAATATTTAGATTGGCTTATAGATTTAGAATGGGGGAAAATTGGGATACCGAAGCCAGATGTTGTATTTTTTTTGGATATTCCTTTTGAAATTAGTCAGAAGCTTATGGAAGATAGGGAAAATAAAATAACCGGGAAGAAGGAAAAAGATATTCACGAGAAGGATAAAAAGTATTTGAAAAATGCTTATGAAGTGGCAAAAGAGCTTTCAGTAAGATATGGATGGAATGTGATTTCTTGTGTAAATGAAGGGAAATTGAGGGAGATAGAGGATATAAATGATGAGATGTTGGAAATAATATTGAAAAATATTTAA
- the recA gene encoding recombinase RecA: protein MARKKAEEKDDKGLSEREKMLNLALKQIEKDYGEGAIMKLGENQKMNIRAISTGSLNLDIALGVGGVPRGRIIEIYGAESSGKTTLALHIIAEAQKAGGTVAFIDAEHALDPVYAKALGVNIDELLISQPDTGEQALEISDMLVRSGAMDVIVVDSVAALVPKAEIEGEMGDQQMGLQARLMSKALRKLTGSIAKSDTVMIFINQIREKIGGFSFTPGPQTTTSGGRALKFFSTVRMEVKRVGSVKQGDDVIGNEILVKVTKNKVAPPFREARFNIMYGTGISRIGEVLDAAINLGIASKAGAWFSYGEERLGQGRVNVENMLKENKELYERLEKDVLEAIRPKQEEDKKENPEAVENDQTQNDENGKVENNEN, encoded by the coding sequence ATGGCTAGAAAAAAGGCAGAAGAAAAAGATGATAAAGGATTAAGTGAAAGAGAGAAAATGCTTAATTTAGCACTAAAGCAGATTGAAAAGGATTATGGTGAAGGTGCTATAATGAAACTTGGTGAAAATCAAAAAATGAATATTAGAGCTATTTCTACAGGAAGTTTAAATTTAGATATAGCACTTGGAGTTGGAGGAGTTCCAAGAGGGAGAATTATTGAGATTTATGGGGCAGAGTCTTCGGGGAAAACTACTCTTGCACTTCATATTATTGCGGAAGCTCAAAAGGCTGGAGGAACTGTGGCATTTATTGATGCGGAGCATGCTCTCGATCCAGTTTATGCAAAGGCTCTTGGAGTAAATATTGATGAACTTCTGATTTCGCAGCCTGATACTGGAGAACAGGCACTTGAAATTTCTGATATGCTTGTTAGAAGTGGAGCAATGGATGTAATCGTTGTGGATTCAGTTGCAGCACTTGTTCCAAAAGCTGAAATTGAAGGAGAAATGGGAGATCAGCAAATGGGACTTCAGGCAAGATTAATGTCAAAAGCACTTAGAAAATTGACAGGAAGTATTGCAAAATCTGATACGGTTATGATTTTCATTAATCAAATAAGAGAAAAAATTGGAGGATTTTCATTTACTCCAGGTCCACAAACTACAACTTCAGGAGGACGTGCATTAAAATTCTTTTCAACAGTTAGAATGGAAGTGAAAAGAGTGGGTTCTGTGAAACAAGGAGATGACGTTATTGGAAATGAAATTCTAGTAAAAGTCACTAAAAACAAAGTTGCACCACCATTTAGAGAAGCTAGATTTAATATTATGTATGGAACAGGAATTTCTAGAATTGGAGAAGTGCTAGATGCGGCTATAAATTTAGGAATTGCCTCGAAGGCTGGAGCTTGGTTCAGCTATGGAGAAGAACGATTGGGACAAGGTCGTGTAAATGTGGAAAATATGTTAAAGGAAAATAAGGAACTTTACGAAAGACTGGAAAAAGATGTACTGGAAGCAATTCGTCCAAAACAAGAAGAAGATAAAAAGGAAAATCCTGAAGCTGTGGAAAATGACCAGACTCAAAATGACGAAAATGGCAAAGTAGAAAATAATGAAAATTAA
- a CDS encoding regulatory protein RecX: MKINKIYRNKMYLDTGEIMDISPFIRQKYDLKVNDEIERFYDEVSYEASLEKGIFLISLKDRTKKEVRLKLEEKYRNKAAILRAIEKLEEFGYLNDLNYAMSYIEGRTYGKNRISYNLFQKGIDKDIVEKAYLALEEEREENVEDVKLEKLIEKKGKKVNVNNERDEKKIKEEQKLIQYLARQGFSLDKIFKKLKEYKGNFE, translated from the coding sequence ATGAAAATTAATAAAATTTATCGAAATAAAATGTATCTTGATACAGGAGAAATTATGGATATAAGTCCGTTTATCAGGCAAAAATATGATTTGAAGGTAAATGATGAGATTGAGAGGTTTTATGATGAGGTTTCTTATGAAGCCTCTCTTGAAAAGGGAATTTTTCTAATTTCATTAAAGGACAGGACAAAAAAGGAAGTGCGGCTAAAATTAGAGGAAAAATATAGAAATAAGGCAGCTATTTTACGAGCAATAGAAAAACTGGAGGAATTTGGTTATTTAAATGACTTGAATTATGCAATGTCATATATTGAAGGTAGAACGTATGGGAAAAACCGTATTTCCTATAATCTTTTTCAAAAGGGAATTGATAAAGACATAGTTGAAAAGGCTTATTTGGCTTTGGAGGAAGAAAGGGAAGAAAATGTTGAAGATGTAAAATTAGAAAAATTGATTGAAAAAAAAGGTAAAAAGGTCAATGTAAATAATGAGCGGGATGAAAAAAAAATAAAGGAAGAGCAGAAACTTATACAGTATTTGGCAAGGCAGGGATTTTCGCTTGATAAGATTTTTAAAAAATTGAAGGAATATAAGGGAAATTTTGAATAG
- a CDS encoding lysophospholipid acyltransferase family protein: MRTIFYHLVLVGTFIYGSIFHIWYLIFNRGEKRYRYVCRVAKNWGKNLIWGSGSKVNVIYKNGSEEEVRKIRENNEAVILISNHQSNVDIPALLGYLPLDFSFIAKKEMKKWPAIGRWMRSFDCIFLDRKNARQGMKDMKDAISKIKKGHSYVIFPEGSRSKDGKIGEFKKGSFKLATDTNARILPITIVGTYEVQSRKSLKITPNKNIKIIVDKPIELKNMSREEKKDVHNIVNEIIKDNFKKEKNL, from the coding sequence ATGAGAACCATATTTTACCATCTTGTACTTGTGGGTACTTTTATTTACGGAAGTATTTTTCATATTTGGTATCTAATATTTAATAGAGGTGAAAAAAGATATAGATATGTGTGCAGGGTGGCAAAAAATTGGGGGAAAAATTTAATATGGGGGTCTGGAAGTAAAGTAAATGTTATTTACAAAAATGGGAGTGAAGAGGAAGTAAGGAAAATACGAGAGAATAATGAAGCTGTCATATTAATTTCAAATCATCAGAGTAATGTTGATATTCCAGCATTGCTTGGGTATTTGCCACTTGATTTTTCATTTATTGCAAAGAAGGAGATGAAAAAATGGCCTGCTATTGGGCGGTGGATGCGTTCATTTGACTGTATTTTCCTGGATAGAAAGAATGCCAGACAAGGAATGAAGGATATGAAGGATGCGATAAGCAAAATAAAAAAAGGACATTCCTATGTTATTTTCCCTGAAGGAAGCAGAAGTAAAGATGGAAAGATTGGCGAATTTAAAAAGGGAAGTTTTAAACTTGCAACTGATACAAATGCTAGAATTTTGCCGATTACAATAGTGGGTACTTATGAGGTGCAAAGCCGTAAAAGTTTGAAAATAACGCCAAATAAAAATATAAAAATTATTGTGGATAAACCAATTGAGTTGAAAAATATGTCGAGGGAAGAAAAAAAAGATGTGCATAATATTGTAAATGAAATTATAAAGGACAATTTTAAAAAAGAAAAAAATCTTTAA
- a CDS encoding XTP/dITP diphosphatase, with protein sequence MKVFLATKNKGKIKDFEKLTEGMDLEVVTILDGMDIPDVVEDGKTFEENSRKKAREIADYTGIVTISDDSGLCVDCLDGGPGVYSARFAGENASDRERNEKLLEVMKDVKKEDRQAHFVSVVSIAFPNGEIHSFRGEVNGEILFELRGSNGFGYNPLFYSYELKKSFGEADDEERKKVSHRARAFRKLIDSGLLKEK encoded by the coding sequence ATGAAAGTATTTTTGGCAACTAAGAATAAAGGAAAAATAAAAGATTTTGAGAAATTGACGGAAGGAATGGATTTGGAAGTTGTGACTATTCTGGATGGGATGGATATTCCTGATGTTGTGGAAGATGGGAAGACTTTTGAAGAAAATTCTAGGAAAAAGGCTAGGGAAATAGCTGATTATACTGGAATTGTGACAATTTCTGATGATTCGGGGCTTTGTGTTGATTGTTTGGATGGAGGGCCTGGAGTGTATTCGGCACGGTTTGCTGGAGAAAATGCAAGTGATAGAGAGAGAAATGAGAAATTGCTTGAAGTGATGAAGGATGTAAAGAAAGAGGATAGGCAAGCACATTTTGTATCTGTTGTGAGTATTGCTTTCCCAAATGGAGAAATTCATTCGTTTCGCGGTGAAGTAAATGGAGAAATTTTGTTTGAGCTGAGAGGAAGCAATGGATTTGGGTATAATCCGTTATTTTATTCGTATGAGCTAAAAAAATCATTTGGAGAAGCTGATGACGAGGAAAGAAAGAAGGTTAGTCATAGGGCTAGAGCATTTAGAAAACTCATTGATTCAGGACTTCTTAAAGAAAAATAA
- the alr gene encoding alanine racemase, which translates to MLVNLEIKKTNLEKNLKIARSINENLICVIKDNAYGLGIENILPILLENKCDYFAVAYIEETLKIQEVLENLKLKNQNNKIKVMTLNYVKPENVEYAIKNNIELTVFNFSQLLDYLKILDEFFENTTLKIHIKVNSGMNRLGFDENEILELVEIIKKYEINFLNNKSKNKTSKNRLEIISIFSHISDAENQVETENQVEKYEKILKIFSQNNVRYKYSHLQASPLLFKYGKKYNYDFARIGMALYGMEPLSTDVGLLDVITVKSKIINIRNVKKNDKVSYGSKGIVKHDSKIGIVAIGYAHGLQKQIENSGEAYILVNGQKAKIIGEICMDMVFVDLTDIENVEVNDEVVIVGSQKNIENGITKRITLRQVAKWARTIQDDILTKFGGIKKTVD; encoded by the coding sequence ATGTTGGTAAATCTGGAAATAAAAAAAACAAATTTGGAAAAAAATTTAAAAATAGCTCGTTCCATTAATGAAAATCTTATTTGTGTAATCAAAGATAATGCCTACGGGCTAGGAATTGAAAATATTTTGCCAATACTTCTGGAAAATAAATGTGACTATTTTGCAGTAGCATATATTGAAGAAACATTAAAAATTCAGGAAGTGCTGGAAAATTTGAAATTAAAAAATCAGAATAATAAAATAAAAGTAATGACTCTTAATTATGTAAAACCTGAAAATGTAGAATATGCAATAAAAAATAACATTGAATTAACAGTTTTTAACTTTTCACAGTTGCTTGATTATTTAAAAATCTTAGATGAGTTTTTTGAAAATACGACATTGAAAATCCATATAAAAGTAAATAGTGGAATGAATCGGCTTGGATTTGATGAAAATGAGATTTTGGAATTGGTTGAAATAATAAAAAAATATGAAATAAATTTTTTAAATAATAAATCAAAGAATAAAACTTCAAAAAATAGATTAGAGATAATTTCGATTTTTTCACATATTTCTGATGCAGAAAATCAAGTTGAAACAGAAAATCAAGTTGAAAAATATGAAAAAATCTTAAAAATATTTTCTCAAAATAATGTAAGATACAAATACAGTCATCTTCAAGCAAGCCCGCTTCTTTTCAAATATGGGAAAAAATACAACTATGACTTTGCAAGAATTGGAATGGCACTTTACGGAATGGAGCCTTTGTCAACCGATGTGGGTCTTTTGGATGTAATAACAGTAAAGTCAAAAATCATAAATATTAGAAATGTCAAGAAAAATGACAAGGTTTCCTATGGAAGCAAAGGAATTGTGAAGCATGATTCTAAAATAGGAATTGTTGCAATAGGCTATGCTCACGGACTTCAAAAGCAGATTGAAAATTCAGGGGAAGCATATATTTTAGTAAATGGGCAAAAAGCCAAGATTATTGGAGAAATTTGTATGGATATGGTTTTTGTTGATTTGACAGATATAGAAAATGTGGAAGTGAATGATGAAGTTGTGATTGTGGGAAGTCAGAAGAATATTGAAAATGGAATTACCAAGAGAATAACATTAAGGCAAGTAGCGAAATGGGCTAGGACAATACAGGATGATATTTTAACGAAATTTGGTGGGATAAAAAAAACGGTAGATTGA